The sequence below is a genomic window from Alphaproteobacteria bacterium.
ACCTGCCGACGCGGACAACCTGCTCCACGAAGGCATCCTGCTCGGCAGTGAGATTGACGTCTCGGGTCGGCATTGCTGGCATCCACTCCCGGCCGGAAGGATATCCGAACTGGCAATCCTTGCCAGTTCCGCCCATCACGCCGGCTGGCGCAGCTCCCCCACGATGGCCGCCGCCATCGGGTGCAGCGCCGCCTGTTGCGCTGCCGCCATGGCGGTGAACTGCGCGCGCATGCGCGGGTCCCAGAACTTGCGCAGATGGTCGAGCAGGCCGGCGCGGGCCTCGTCGGCCGGATAGCCCTCGAAATTGGCGGCGATCTGGTTGGCCATGCGGATCAGGTCCTCATCGCGCATCGGGCGCTCCCTCATCGGGGTCGAAAGCCACCAGGGTGCCCTGCGGGCCGCGCGCGACCAGGGTCAGGCCGGCGCGGGCCGCCACCTCCAGCGCCAGCCCGGTGGGGGCGGAGACGGTGGCCAGCAGCGGCACACGGACCCGGGCGGCCTTCTGCACCAGTTCGAAGGAGCAGCGGCTGGTCATCGCGACGAAACCGGCGGCCGGGTCGAGGCCGCCGCGCAGCAGGGCGCCGAGCAGCTTGTCCAGCGCGTTGTGGCGGCCGACATCCTCGCGCACCAGGCGGATCGCGCCGTCAGGCGCACAGAACGCCGCGCCATGCACGCTGCGGGTGGCGCGGTTCAGCGGCTGCGCAGCCTCCAGCGCGGCGAAGGCCCTGGCGACGGCCGCCAGGTCCGGCAGTGCCGGCGGCGCCGCCCCGGCCTGCGGCGCGGCGAGCTGCGACAGCCGTTCCAGGCCGCAGAGGCCGC
It includes:
- the fdhD gene encoding formate dehydrogenase accessory sulfurtransferase FdhD gives rise to the protein ASRQRRVRYLQADGSAGAGTGPDTGIDAFWGIAAEVPVEIGLNGRPWTVMMATPADLEDFATGIAVTEGLLADPRAIQGIAMVARDRGIALDLQVDPAALAALPARSLEGRTGCGLCGLERLSQLAAPQAGAAPPALPDLAAVARAFAALEAAQPLNRATRSVHGAAFCAPDGAIRLVREDVGRHNALDKLLGALLRGGLDPAAGFVAMTSRCSFELVQKAARVRVPLLATVSAPTGLALEVAARAGLTLVARGPQGTLVAFDPDEGAPDAR
- a CDS encoding formate dehydrogenase subunit delta translates to MRDEDLIRMANQIAANFEGYPADEARAGLLDHLRKFWDPRMRAQFTAMAAAQQAALHPMAAAIVGELRQPA